The proteins below come from a single Mytilus edulis chromosome 5, xbMytEdul2.2, whole genome shotgun sequence genomic window:
- the LOC139523629 gene encoding uncharacterized protein: MHINNFNCRCSFTGYAIVIFNVNLSIGCHCNCQFSFKYRMPRRRRPANNQAALARNLRRRGPQLNENEQPPQRRRRNDQHVEVVQDLNMPNPVQPNLDNDIQVAAPVPQPIAMRDIWIIGSSIIKRASDHTENRPTGTNLGFDKKGYNIIWLGLSGMKWFNVDRTIDATFSWRGVPSILIIHCGGNDLVNCCNGELLFHMRSTFHYLKCTMPNTLIIWSFILPRLSWRGALNNDKIEKSRRRINRGVRSYISKIGCKTIKHLDFEDKHQALFAADGVHLSFLGNDIFINTIQTAIDLFIDNSSRTLYPDEL; this comes from the exons ATGcatattaataattttaattgtCGATGTTCATTTACTGGATATGCCATTGTAATTTTCAATGTTAATTTAAGTATAGGATGCCATTGTAATtgtcaattttcatttaaatataggATGCCAAGACGTCGTAGACCAGCAAACAACCAAGCTGCGCTAGCGCGCAATTTAAGAAGGAGAGGGCCTCAATTGAATGAAAATGAACAACCTCCACAAAGACGTCGACGCAATGACCAACATGTTGAAGTTGTACAAGATTTGAACATGCCTAATCCTGTTCAGCCTAACCTTGACAATGACATTCAAGTTGCAGCACCTGTACCCCAGCCAATAG CAATGAGAGACATATGGATTATTGGCTCCTCCATTATAAAAAGGGCTTCTGACCATACTGAAAACAGACCAACTGGAACTAATTTAGGCTTTGACAAAAAGGGATACAACATAATTTGGCTTGGTTTGTCGGGAATGAAATGGTTTAATGTGGACAGAACGATTGATGCCACTTTCAGTTGGAGAGGAGTCCCatcaattttaattattcattGTGGTGGAAATGATTTAGTTAATTGTTGTAATGGTGAATTGTTGTTTCACATGAGAAGtacttttcattatttaaaatgcaCGATGCCGAATACATTAATTATATGGTCTTTTATTTTACCTCGTCTTAGTTGGAGGGGTGCTTTAAATAATGATAAGATTGAAAAATCTAGACGTCGAATTAATAGAGGAGTAAGGTCTTACATCAGTAAAATAGGTTGTAAAACTATTAAACATTTGGATTTTGAAGACAAACATCAAGCCTTATTTGCTGCTGATGGTGTTCATCTTTCTTTTTTGGGAAATGATATTTTCATCAATACAATTCAAACTGCAATTGATCTATTTATTGATAATTCATCAAGAACTTTGTATCCTGATGAGTTATAA